From the Plasmodium malariae genome assembly, chromosome: 2 genome, one window contains:
- the PmUG01_02017200 gene encoding conserved Plasmodium protein, unknown function: MGDHAVRPLSAKSQNESEYVFNESIYKKENDAMVGNGPIGKHQIQEQKGKAEIGKNLNEVKTSSMKLGTVVEEAAKEDAVGTNSEKPNAGGPNDGEMEQDQVSKILEDDKNTNSEGNKFQRKEKDVIAQGEEEWVENSQICKKTNYENDKYECMSTHNIYTKQNDECNGNKYLNNYTEKCTNQMTKGWENSPYDSQMVMNEKKKKDKIIKLCIVEEKENTNSEENKNYNSNNVRYNSLNENKDSVAMNKCHDKKNGNTFNNENSNTFNNENSNTFNSENSNTFNNENSNTFNNENSNTFNNENSNTFNSENSNTFNNENSNTFKNENSNTFNNENSNIFNNENGNDNNNENGNDNSNDNRNDSSNGNDNRNDSSNGNDNDDNRNDGHNDNRNDSHNDYRNDNYGSTRRRENAKIMELHKNDKATNINIYRRMYQSYILLKREYNELINENRKKLGINKKLKYELNNLKDNNYYSNLFFKSDSDNLFDELASGISSIFKWIDIENKIAPKSSVINRPNADNNVKSDKYGLQLLNKKELVHNHAYHQSDTVINLETIEKQCVDDIDNHVIVRNEASAKENDSKNDKTDKNLPSNNTNECIRNAEQNNKEMKHTFQTNGACKNEENELSSKNTLFNIDLFKNAIISNFIPNSTCTGEVNVDSIHSTSKKRTNEKSMNGSNGCNDLQMRYSNGNSSSSSSSSNSNSNNNSKNNGNNNGNNNGNNNGNNNGNNNGNNNGNNNGNNNGNNNISNSNNKNFMNEANIKAKVKDADYETIPVLNDEGFIKIDLNIMQSENTNVNDEAAKKEPLLKNDMLACKDKCLVGGTAIGENTSIFSTTQEKEVFPICQIYKQQNGLPYSQQYAQQMIQRNRSKYSYISKIAQKAPPNIAEKKYSPKLNLKNGGVYNTVLASSTYEQRIRKNSFLWEKENIGKKRDTKYVHCTNQFEERERSFLKKINDDTLLLSRDPIKENIIDYIKKKLHMRNKSMINTEQVMSCNESTNGAQKEQQNGKVASNKFVNTIHENTNDMTKIDDFNDDLNDDVNDDVNDDVNDDDNDDVNDDDNDDKKVKTIFHICNFKENKYIPINLINFFLINEKNTHSDIDISLNCLKKNMEFILKKNKKKIVYNMSNNFDKCAPRANNNLVERSAHTTISNLTNCQKKGNSGRDEAASLHKIDNSSCNSDKNFEMEDTHIINKSEIIKNKTNCNLKSIHGNSNYEYNEQNVNDGEIHTFIKILDQRKHFFKLNKLSKIIVKKTPKNCKINGKKSIKIIMNRSVIQNDTELGRIINSKTVIRNKNEMKRLKYRLITKVEENNIFLCVSKVDKKELSSTLLNTFSPNCDNFSCTYKKKKYCMFRKKKKKKFQIKSDKINNQNERNILKNIKKIEENGRPIFPFNINKNDNKYKGGKNDLTSLNESFSREKYMNETLHKEHDKEEVEKGREFYGDASNNCVKNNFNEETKSIDVDHGKYVAMSKLQLIEDVPYMISSSGNDDLLIQFKELLTKHILSLNILSKQIDEKEIVSEINDEVIIIGIKLFLNDKYILLFVDALNSIEHTVRKWVDHNEQALKCYIKHSWKFSNFFKYYPINVYTFFCHFLNILENLVEQYPFYFSISMEDILPLDSHTK; the protein is encoded by the coding sequence ATGGGAGATCATGCAGTTAGACCTTTAAGTGCTAAAAGCCAGAATGAAAGTGAGTACGTATTTAATGAGAGCatctataaaaaagaaaatgatgcTATGGTTGGAAATGGACCAATAGGTAAGCATCAAATACAAGAACAGAAAGGAAAGGCAGAGATTGGGAAAAACTTGAATGAAGTTAAAACAAGCTCAATGAAATTAGGCACAGTCGTGGAAGAAGCAGCTAAAGAGGATGCGGTTGGAACAAATTCTGAAAAGCCAAACGCGGGTGGTCCTAATGATGGCGAAATGGAGCAAGACCAAGTGAGCAAAATACTCGAGGATGACAAAAATACCAACAGCGAAGGAAACAAATTTCAGCGCAAGGAAAAAGACGTAATTGCACAAGGGGAAGAAGAATGGGTAGAGAATAGTCAAATTTGCAAAAAGACGAATTATGAGAATGATAAATATGAGTGTATGAGTACACACAACATATATACTAAACAAAATGATGAATGTAatggaaataaatatttaaataattatacagAAAAGTGTACAAATCAAATGACCAAGGGTTGGGAAAATTCCCCATATGATAGTCAAATGGTCatgaacgaaaaaaaaaaaaaagataaaataataaaattatgtattgtTGAGGAAAAAGAGAATACTAACagtgaagaaaataaaaattataactcCAATAATGTAAGGTATAACTcattaaatgaaaacaaagaTAGTGTAGCAATGAATAAGTGCCATGATAAGAAAAATGGCAATACATTTAACAATGAAAATAGCAATACATTTAACAATGAAAATAGCAATACATTTAACAGTGAAAATAGCAATACATTTAACAATGAAAATAGCAATACATTTAACAATGAAAATAGCAATACATTTAACAATGAAAATAGCAATACATTTAACAGTGAAAATAGCAATACATTTAACAATGAAAATAgcaatacatttaaaaatgaaaatagcaatacatttaataatgaaaatagcaatatatttaataatgaaaatggtaatgataataataatgaaaatggtAATGATAATAGTAATGATAATAGAAACGACAGTAGCAATGGTAATGATAATAGAAACGACAGTAGTAATGGTAATGATAACGATGATAACAGGAATGATGGCCACAATGATAACAGGAATGATAGCCACAATGATTACAGGAATGACAATTATGGCAGTACCAGGCGTAGGGAAAACGCAAAAATTATGGAACTACACAAAAATGACAAAGccacaaatataaatatctaTAGACGCATGTACCAgtcatacattttattaaaaagggAATACAAcgaattaataaatgaaaacagaaaaaaattaggaataaataaaaaattaaagtatgaattaaataatttaaaggataataattattattccaatcttttttttaaaagtgaTTCAGATAATCTTTTTGACGAATTAGCATCAGGAATAAGTAGCATTTTTAAATGGATTGACATcgaaaataaaattgctCCCAAAAGTTCAGTCATTAATAGGCCAAATGCTGATAATAACGTGAAGAGCGATAAGTATGGTTTGCAACTTCTTAACAAAAAAGAGCTTGTACATAATCATGCATATCATCAAAGTGATACAGTAATTAATTTGGAAACGATAGAGAAGCAATGTGTGGACGATATTGACAATCATGTAATAGTTAGGAACGAAGCAAGTGCTAAAGAAAACGATTCGAAAAATGACAAAACAGACAAAAATTTACCAAGTAACAATACAAATGAATGTATAAGGAATGCTGAGCAAAATAACAAAGAGATGAAACATACCTTCCAAACAAATGGAGCatgtaaaaatgaagaaaatgaattatCAAGTAAGAACACACTATTCAATATAGATTTGTTCAAAAATGCTATTATTAGTAACTTCATTCCGAATAGCACTTGCACCGGTGAAGTTAATGTAGACTCAATTCACTCCACtagtaaaaaaagaacaaatgaaaaaagtatGAACGGTTCCAATGGCTGTAACGACCTCCAGATGAGGTACAGTAATGgtaatagtagtagcagtagcagtagtagtaatagtaatagtaataataacagtaaaaataatggtaataataatggtaataataatggtaataataatggtaataataatggtaataataatggtaataataatggtaataataatggtaataataatggtaataataatattagtaacagtaataataagaatttcATGAATGAGGCAAATATTAAGGCCAAGGTGAAAGACGCTGACTATGAAACGATACCCGTTCTCAATGATGAGGGGTTTATTAAAATcgatttaaatattatgcaAAGTGAAAACACAAATGTAAATGATGAAGCTGCTAAGAAGGAGccacttttaaaaaatgatatgttAGCATGTAAGGACAAATGTCTAGTAGGTGGTACTGCTATAGGGGAAAACACCTCAATATTTAGTACTACACAAGAGAAAGAAGTGTTTCCGATCTGTCAAATATATAAGCAGCAAAATGGTCTTCCATACTCCCAGCAATACGCACAGCAAATGATACAACGTAACAGAAGCAAATATTCGTACATTAGTAAAATTGCACAAAAAGCTCCACCTAATATAGcagagaaaaaatatagtcCAAAATTGAACTTAAAAAATGGAGGAGTATATAACACCGTTTTGGCTAGCAGTACTTATGAGCaaagaataagaaaaaactCCTTTTTAtgggaaaaggaaaatataggaaaaaaaagagacaCAAAATATGTCCACTGTACTAACCAATTTGAAGAAAGAGAAAGGagctttttaaaaaagataaatgaCGATACCTTATTACTTAGTAGAGATCCAATAAAGGAAAACATTATCGACTATATAAAGAAGAAACTACATATGAGGAACAAAAGTATGATTAACACAGAGCAGGTTATGAGCTGTAACGAAAGTACAAATGGAGCACAAAAAGAACAGCAAAATGGTAAAGTGGCAAGCAACAAATTTGTAAACACCATACATGAAAACACAAATGATATGACAAAGATTGATGACTTTAATGATGACCTTAATGATGATGTTAATGATGATGTTAATGATGATGttaatgatgatgataatgatgatgttaatgatgatgataatgaTGACAAAAAGGTGAAAACgatttttcatatatgtaattttaaggaaaataaatacattcccataaatttaatcaatttttttttaattaatgaaaagaataCACATTCGGATATCGATATCAGTTTAAactgtttaaaaaaaaatatggaatttattttaaaaaaaaataagaaaaaaattgtatataatatgagcaataattttgataaatGCGCTCCTCGCGCAAACAACAATTTAGTAGAGAGAAGTGCCCATACTACTATTTCAAATTTGACCAATTGTCAAAAAAAGGGTAATTCAGGGCGAGACGAAGCTGCATCATTACATAAAATTGATAACAGTTCGTGTAACAGCGATAAAAATTTCGAAATGGAAGATActcatattattaacaagtcagaaataataaaaaataaaacaaattgcAATTTAAAATCTATTCATGGTAACTCCAATTATGAGTACAATGAACAAAATGTGAATGATGGCGAAATACacacttttataaaaatactagACCAAAGaaagcatttttttaaactgaATAAATTGAGTAAAATTATCGTAAAAAAGACCCccaaaaattgtaaaataaatggaaagaaaagtataaaaattattatgaacagGTCAGTTATTCAGAACGACACCGAACTGGGTCGTATAATTAATAGCAAAACTGTGATAAGAAACAAAAACGAAATGAAAAGACTTAAATATCGATTAATTACGAAAGtggaagaaaataatatttttttatgtgtatCGAAAGTAGATAAAAAAGAACTTTCATCTACCTTGTTGAACACTTTTTCACCAAATTGTGATAATTTCTCCtgcacatataaaaaaaaaaaatattgcatgttcaggaaaaaaaaaaaaaaaaaatttcaaataaagagtgataaaataaacaatcaAAATGAGAGAAATATAttgaagaatataaaaaagatagaGGAAAATGGCAGAcctatttttccatttaatataaacaaaaatgataataaatacaaaggGGGAAAAAACGACCTTACAAGTCTAAATGAAAGCTTCAGTAGAGAGAAATACATGAATGAAACTCTTCATAAGGAGCATGATAAGGAAGAAGTTGAAAAGGGGAGAGAATTCTATGGAGATGCTTCTAACAATTGCgttaaaaacaattttaatgaaGAAACTAAGAGCATAGATGTGGATCATGGAAAATATGTAGCTATGTCGAAGCTCCAACTGATTGAGGATGTCCCATATATGATTAGTAGTTCAGGAAATGATGACTTGTTAATACAGTTTAAAGAGTTACTGacaaaacatatattatctCTTAACATTTTAAGTAAACAAATAGATGAAAAGGAAATAGTTAGCGAAATTAATGATGAAGTGATAATAATaggaataaaattatttttaaatgataagtACATATTACTCTTTGTTGATGCATTAAATAGTATTGAACACACAGTGAGAAAATGGGTTGATCATAATGAACAAGcattaaaatgttatattaaacATAGTTGGAaattttccaatttttttaagtattaccccataaatgtatatacttttttttgtcattttttaaacattctTGAAAATCTAGTTGAGCaatatcctttttatttttccatttcgaTGGAGGACATACTCCCCCTAGATTCTCACACAAAGTGA
- the PmUG01_02017300 gene encoding pre-rRNA-processing protein TSR2, putative — translation MNEDISVLLHEGINLIFEKWTVLRLAVTNNWGGANSEEKKIKLIEYVYNYIISKNTPKNKLGDYLRDEMGSLFNVDIEDDSDIEVSELILDLYNNLKKNNLGIIDKIREIEVSDLIESKGNNLVQEEQTDNEELSNNEYSSTDQSNSE, via the exons ATGAATGAAGATATATCTGTTTTATTACATGAAGGAATTAActtaatatttgaaaaatg GACAGTTCTTCGACTTGCTGTGACAAATAATTGGGGTGGGGCAAACtcggaagaaaaaaaaataaaattaattgaatatgtatataattacattatatcAA AGAATACtccaaaaaataaactagGCGACTATCTGAGAGATGAAATGGGCTCCCTGTTTAATGTAGACATTGAAGATGATAGtgat ATAGAAGTTTCCGAATTGATACTAGacctatataataatttaaaaaagaataatttaggAATAATTGACAAAATTAGAGAAATTGAAGTATCTGATTTGATAGAGTCTAAGGGAAATAACTTAGTGCAAGAAGAACAAACTGACAACGAAGAACTttcaaataatgaatattcgAGCACAGATCAATCAAATAGTGAATAA
- the ATP6 gene encoding calcium-transporting ATPase, putative, giving the protein MESIVKYAHVHHVEEVLRSLDVDENVGLTKDKLEKRRRAYGLNELEVEKKKGILELILNQFDDLLVKILLLAAFISFALTILDMQNKEVALSDFIEPLVIVMILILNAAVGVWQECNAEKSLEALKQLQPTKAKVLRDGKWKIIDSKYLTIGDIIELNVGNKTPADARIIKIFSTSIKVEQSMLTGESCSVDKYADILDFNLKNCEIQLKKNILFSSTSIVAGRCLAVVINIGMNTEIGNIQHAVIESKNEDTDTPLQIKIDSFGRQLSKIIFVICITVWIINFKHFSDPVHGSFLYGCLYYFKISVALAVAAIPEGLPAVITTCLALGTRRLVKKNAIVRKLQSVETLGCTTVICSDKTGTLTTNQMTATVFHLFRETNVLKEFQLCQKGDNFFFYETNTNEGIEEESFFKKLKKKSTGVEAEDQEEEETEDEMETEKMGGEEQGEGNFYGRNKYTNSSGYNSGKHSGGTDGYDKGNAVGNTSRNRQGKNTEDEASDYPLTEMSSNVNTIISRGSKIFEDKISKYCYSEYDYNFYMCLVNCNEANIFCNHQNEIVKKFGDSTELALLYFVHNFDILPNNLRNNKMPAEYEKPSNNNNSATGKKSDNFSSRRSTWSYADSENCNSNSISNNFENSKYNCNNKRDDKSVPSECIAAWRNECQLVKIIEFTRERKLMSVIVENNKNELILYCKGAPENIIKNCKSYLTKNDFRTLTEELKEDIHNRIKNMGKRALRTLSFAFKKLKKNDLNITNVEDYYKLEQDLTYLGGLGIIDPPRKYVGRAINLCHLAGIRVFMITGDNIDTARAIGREINILSRGDNNGSNRNDLDTSRNAYRMTNSNVADDESSECCYNGRDFEDLPLEKQKSILKNKQKIIFCRTEPKHKKQIVKILKDLGETVAMTGDGVNDAPALKSADIGIAMGINGTEVAKEASDIVLADDNFNTIVEAIKEGRCIYNNMKAFIRYLISSNIGEVASIFITALLGIPDSLAPVQLLWVNLVTDGLPATALGFNPPEHDVMKCKPRHKNDNLINGLTLLRYIIIGTYVGMATVSIFVYWYIFYPDSDNHTLINFYELSHYNQCKAWPNFKVNRIYGMSEDACSYFSSGKVKASTLSLSVLVLIEMFNALNALSEYNSLFNIPPWRNMYLVLAIIGSLLLHFLIIYIPPLASIFGVVALTAYDWFLVFLWSFPVIIIDEVIKFYAKRQLDKEISLSKLKID; this is encoded by the exons ATGGAGAGCATCGTAAAGTACGCGCATGTGCATCATGTGGAGGAGGTGCTAAGGTCATTGGACGTGGACGAGAACGTTGGTTTGACAAAAGATAAACTGGAAAAGAGAAGAAGAGCATATGGATTAAACGAGTTGGAagtagaaaagaaaaagggtATTTTAGAGCTCATATTAAATCAGTTTGACGatttattagtaaaaatattattactagcAGCATTTATAAGTTTTGCTTTAACAATATTAGATATGCAAAATAAGGAAGTGGCATTATCTGATTTTATAGAACCGTTGGTTATAGtaatgatattaattttaaatgcaGCAGTAGGTGTATGGCAAGAATGTAATGCTGAAAAGTCGTTAGAAGCATTGAAACAATTACAACCAACTAAAGCAAAAGTATTAAGAGATGggaaatggaaaataataGATAGCAAATATTTAACCATAGGAGATATAATAGAATTAAATGTAGGAAATAAAACACCAGCTGATGctagaattattaaaatattttcaacaAGTATTAAAGTGGAACAGAGTATGTTGACTGGGGAATCTTGTTCAGTAGACAAATATGCGGATATATTagattttaatttaaaaaattgtgagattcaattaaaaaaaaatatattattttcatctacATCCATAGTTGCAGGTAGATGTTTAGCTGTAGTTATAAATATAGGTATGAACACAGAAATTGGAAATATACAGCATGCAGTCATTGAGTCCAAAAATGAAGATACAGATACAccattacaaataaaaatagattcATTTGGAAGACAGttatcaaaaattatatttgttatatgtATTACTGTATGGATAATAAATTTCAAGCATTTTTCTGATCCTGTTCATGGATCTTTTCTCTATggatgtttatattattttaaaattagtgTAGCTTTAGCTGTTGCTGCAATACCTGAAGGATTACCAGCAGTTATCACCACATGTCTAGCCTTAGGTACAAGGAGGTTAGTAAAGAAAAATGCTATTGTAAGGAAATTACAAAGTGTAGAAACACTGGGTTGTACTACAGTAATATGCTCAGATAAAACTGGTACACTAACAACGAATCAAATGACAGCTACtgtatttcatttatttagaGAAACCAATGTATTAAAGGAATTCCAGCTATGCCAAAAGGGggataacttttttttctatgaaACAAATACAAATGAAGGCATCGAGGAGGagtccttttttaaaaaattgaaa aaaaaaagtacaggTGTGGAAGCGGAAGATCAAGAAGAGGAGGAAACGGAAGACGAAATGGAAACAGAGAAAATGGGGGGAGAAGAGCAGGGCGAGGGGAATTTCTATGGACGCAATAAGTACACGAATAGTAGTGGTTATAATAGTGGTAAACATAGTGGAGGTACTGATGGATATGATAAGGGAAATGCGGTTGGAAATACTAGTAGGAATAGACAAGGGAAAAACACAGAGGATGAAGCAAGCGATTATCCTCTTACCGAAATGAGCAGTAATGTGAACACGATCATAAGTCGAGGAAGTAAGATATTCGaagataaaataagtaaGTACTGTTATTCGGAATATGACTACAACTTTTACATGTGTCTAGTAAACTGTAATGAGGCAAATATCTTTTGCAATCATCAAAAtgaaattgtaaaaaaatttgggGATAGCACTGAGTTAGCCCTACTCTACTTTGTTCATAACTTTGATATATTACCCAACAACTTAAGGAATAATAAGATGCCGGCCGAGTATGAGAAGCCCAGCAATAACAACAACAGCGCAACGGGTAAAAAGAGTGACAACTTCAGTAGCAGAAGAAGTACATGGTCATACGCAGATAGTGAAAACTGTAATAGTAATTCGATCTCTAATAATTTTGAGaatagtaaatataattgCAATAATAAGAGAGATGACAAGTCTGTTCCGAGTGAATGCATAGCTGCTTGGAGGAACGAATGTCAATTAGTGAAAATTATAGAATTTACACGAGAAAGAAAATTAATGAGTGTAATtgttgaaaataataaaaatgaattaatactTTATTGTAAAGGAGCTccagaaaatattataaaaaattgtaaatctTATCTAACGAAAAATGACTTTCGTACATTAACagaagaattaaaagaagatatTCATAACAGAATTAAGAATATGGGGAAAAGGGCACTTAGAACTCTAAGTTttgcttttaaaaaattaaaaaaaaatgatttaaatataacaaatgtagaggattattataaattagaaCAAGATCTAACGTATTTAGGTGGCCTGGGTATTATAGATCCACCCAGGAAATACGTTGGACGAGCTATTAATTTATGCCATCTTGCTGGCATAAGGGTGTTTATGATTACAGGGGATAACATAGATACAGCGAGGGCCATAGGGAGGGAAATAAACATACTCAGCAGAGGGGATAATAATGGTAGCAACAGAAATGACCTAGATACTAGCCGCAATGCTTACCGCATGACTAACAGTAATGTTGCCGATGATGAATCGAGCGAGTGTTGCTATAATGGTAGGGATTTTGAAGACCTGCCACTTgagaaacaaaaaagtatattaaaaaataaacaaaaaataatattctgtCGAACAGAACCAAAACATAAAAAGCAGATTGTCAAAATTTTGAAGGATCTAGGAGAAACTGTAGCTATGACAGGAGATGGGGTTAATGATGCCCCAGCTTTAAAATCAGCAGATATAGGTATAGCTATGGGAATTAATGGGACAGAAGTAGCTAAAGAGGCTTCAGATATTGTACTAGCTGATGATAACTTTAATACAATCGTAGAGGCAATCAAAGAAGGTAGATGTATTTACAATAATATGAAAGCTTTTATACGTTATCTTATTAGTAGTAACATAGGTGAAGTTGCCTCCATTTTTATAACTGCACTTTTGGGAATACCTGACAGTTTAGCGCCTGTCCAGCTCCTCTGGGTTAACCTGGTCACAGACGGTCTACCCGCTACAGCACTGG GATTTAACCCCCCGGAACATGACGTAATGAAATGTAAACCAAGGCATAAAAACGATAACTTGATTAATGGATTAACCTTACTAAGATACATAATTATTGGAACATATGTAGGAATGGCCACTGTGTCTATATTTGTTTACtggtatatattttacccAGATTCGGATAATCATAcgttaataaatttttatgaacttTCTCATTATAATCAATGTAAAGCTTGGCCTAATTTTAAAGTCAACAGAATTTATGGCATGTCCGAAGATGCTTGTTCGTACTTTTCGTCAGGAAAAGTTAAG GCGAGCACGTTGTCACTATCCGTCCTTGTGTTAATAGAAATGTTTAATGCTTTAAATGCATTGAGTGAATATAACTCCTTATTTAATATCCCACCATGGAGAAACATGTATTTGGTACTAGCTATCATCGGATCCTTACTGTTACATTttctaattatttatattcccCCCTTAGCAAGTATTTTTGGTGTTGTTGCCTTAACTGCGTATGATTGGTTCCTAGTATTTTTATGGTCTTTTCCTGTTATCATTATTGATGaagttattaaattttatgcaAAGAGACAATTAGATAAAGAGATATCATTGAGCAAGTTGAAAATTGACTAA
- the PmUG01_02017500 gene encoding conserved Plasmodium protein, unknown function, with protein MQLANFDSKKNEFNYEYDITKKIVSKILNKLNKEQGISSGTKDYNRSKIVKYFFEAELLFKYHDMNKSGELDIKLFPQMARQLKQIYDIRDIKKFEKEMQFKKINKMSLPMFLTLLKRRLFKTIDENETFQKYFHVLDMDKKNKIDVNKLKSFLSLIGDKVSAENFDFFFKYNITNNDKLKEEDIIMDDKNNPTEISADAYRDMLTYYKYL; from the exons atgcagTTAGCCAATTTTGACAGCAAAAAGAACGAGTTTAATTACGAGTATGATATTACCAAGAAAATTGTCTCGAAGATATTAAATAAGCTGAACAAGGAACAGGGAATATCGTCTGGCACCAAAGATTACAACAG GAGTAAAATTGTGAAATATTTCTTCGAAGCTGAATTGCTATTTAAATATCATGATATGAACAAGTCAGGCGAATTAGACATCAAACTGTTTCCACAAATGGCTAGacaattaaaacaaatttatgATATAcgagatataaaaaaattcgaAAAAGAAATGCAGTtcaagaaaataaataagatgAGTTTACCAATGTTTTTAACcttattaaaaagaagacTATTCAAAACTattgatgaaaatgaaaCATTCCAAAAATATTTCCATGTCTTAGatatggataaaaaaaacaaaattgatgttaataaattaaagtcttttttaagtttaattGGAGATAAGGTAAGTGCGgaaaattttgattttttttttaaatataacattacaaataatgataagttaaaagaagaagataTTATAAtggatgataaaaataatccaACAGAAATTTCCGCTGATGCGTATAGAGATATGTTAACTTATTATAAGTACCTGTAG